The following are from one region of the Ruficoccus sp. ZRK36 genome:
- a CDS encoding ABC transporter substrate-binding protein — protein sequence MKLSASNSALTHSPVRMSGATYVPHCKSTEPARKHQTVRRTRWASLSRMGALVGLVALLGGCGEPPAIERGQYPLPEGVETAQCEPGQYGGVLIVSDTTEPKTFNFLVPADAASASAMGRFQVGLVGWDPVKTENIPALAESWEIGEDKKTYTFHLRRGIKWSDGEPFTADDVIFTFDCIFAETTDPDTGKSRPRYPNRYIAQYTIGGEPIQYRKIDPYTVEFYTPQLYSPFINDIGFVPIIPRHKLFEAYEDGSLLKQWSTQTAIETPEELVGMGPFKVFAYRPGERIVYEPNPHYWRADREGKRLPYLDFLVTKYVKDPNAEVVLFATGQTDAAGISGTDEAWVKKGEDVYGFTLYDRGPSTSASFMWFNLMPGSNDEGVPYVAPYKMAWFQDKRFRQAILYAFNREGIARGVYFGRAEPQDSIISRGNPKWYNPDVRKYRYDPDKARELLAEAGFQWNPQDELIGPEGHRVEIELMLFEGSQRMTDMATTLKENLAAIGISLRISYVDFGVVIQKIDNTHDYEMSAIGWGSSAGASDPSGSKALYASSGIYHIWHPRQETPATEWEARIDELITAQEKTFDEAERVKIFGEIQAILAEEAPLLYLVTPYGYSGIKNKWKNVVVPPSGTLLWNLDELWTEEVPE from the coding sequence TTGAAACTCTCAGCCTCCAACTCCGCCCTTACTCACTCGCCCGTACGCATGTCGGGGGCCACTTACGTGCCCCACTGCAAAAGCACCGAGCCCGCCCGGAAGCATCAAACAGTCAGGCGCACACGCTGGGCATCCCTGAGCCGGATGGGGGCGCTGGTGGGGCTGGTCGCCCTGCTGGGGGGCTGTGGAGAGCCGCCTGCCATCGAGCGCGGGCAGTACCCGCTGCCGGAGGGTGTCGAGACCGCGCAGTGCGAGCCGGGGCAGTACGGCGGTGTCCTCATCGTGTCCGACACCACCGAGCCAAAGACGTTTAATTTCCTGGTGCCCGCAGACGCCGCCTCGGCCTCCGCCATGGGGCGGTTCCAGGTCGGGCTGGTCGGCTGGGACCCGGTCAAAACCGAGAACATCCCCGCGCTGGCCGAGTCGTGGGAGATCGGCGAGGACAAGAAGACCTACACCTTTCACCTGCGGCGCGGCATCAAGTGGAGCGATGGGGAGCCCTTTACCGCGGACGACGTGATCTTCACCTTCGACTGCATCTTCGCCGAGACGACCGACCCCGACACCGGCAAGTCCCGCCCCCGCTACCCAAACCGCTACATCGCCCAGTACACCATCGGCGGCGAGCCCATCCAGTACCGCAAGATCGACCCCTACACGGTCGAGTTTTACACCCCGCAGCTTTACTCCCCCTTTATCAACGACATCGGCTTTGTCCCGATCATCCCGAGGCACAAGCTTTTCGAAGCCTACGAGGACGGCAGCCTGCTCAAGCAGTGGTCCACCCAGACCGCGATTGAAACCCCAGAGGAGTTGGTCGGGATGGGGCCTTTCAAGGTCTTCGCCTATCGTCCCGGTGAGCGCATCGTTTACGAGCCCAACCCGCACTACTGGCGAGCTGATCGCGAGGGCAAGCGTCTGCCGTATCTGGACTTTCTCGTGACCAAGTACGTCAAGGACCCCAACGCCGAGGTCGTACTCTTCGCCACCGGGCAGACAGACGCCGCCGGTATCTCCGGGACGGATGAAGCCTGGGTCAAAAAGGGCGAGGACGTTTACGGCTTTACGCTCTACGACCGGGGTCCGAGCACCTCGGCCTCCTTCATGTGGTTTAACCTCATGCCCGGCAGCAACGACGAGGGTGTCCCCTATGTCGCCCCGTACAAGATGGCGTGGTTTCAGGACAAGCGCTTCCGGCAGGCCATCCTCTACGCTTTTAACCGTGAGGGAATCGCCCGTGGCGTGTACTTCGGGCGGGCTGAGCCGCAGGACTCGATCATCTCCCGCGGCAACCCCAAGTGGTACAACCCGGATGTCCGCAAGTACCGCTACGATCCCGACAAGGCCCGCGAACTGCTCGCCGAGGCGGGCTTCCAGTGGAACCCGCAGGACGAGTTAATCGGGCCGGAGGGACACCGGGTCGAAATCGAGCTCATGCTCTTTGAGGGTAGCCAGCGTATGACCGACATGGCGACGACCTTAAAGGAAAACCTGGCCGCTATCGGCATCTCCCTGCGCATCAGCTACGTGGACTTCGGCGTGGTGATCCAGAAGATCGACAACACCCACGACTACGAGATGAGCGCCATCGGCTGGGGCTCCAGCGCGGGGGCCTCCGACCCCTCCGGCAGTAAGGCTCTCTACGCCAGCAGCGGCATATACCATATCTGGCACCCCCGGCAGGAAACCCCCGCGACCGAGTGGGAGGCACGCATCGATGAATTAATCACCGCACAGGAGAAGACCTTCGATGAGGCTGAGCGGGTAAAGATTTTCGGGGAGATTCAGGCCATCCTGGCCGAGGAGGCTCCCCTGCTCTACCTCGTCACCCCCTACGGCTACAGCGGGATCAAGAACAAGTGGAAAAACGTCGTCGTGCCGCCCTCCGGCACCCTGCTGTGGAATCTCGATGAGCTCTGGACCGAGGAGGTGCCCGAATGA
- the araA gene encoding L-arabinose isomerase, whose amino-acid sequence MKNLYTPELWFVTGSQHLYGSEVLKKVAAHAQLVASALDADTSVPVRIVCKPIVTTPEEIRKVCSDASASPACAGIITWMHTFSPAKMWISGLTQLTKPICHLHTQFNRDIPWDRIDMDFMNLNQSAHGGREYGHILTRLRIPREVIVGHWEDPVVRARLADWAAVAAGWQEMRNLKVVRFGDNMRYVAVTDGDKVEAERVFGVQVNTHAIGDLVEVVNDHTDAEVNALCTEYADSYTVVPELLKGGERHESLRDAARIELGIRSFLEEGGYGAFVDCFEDLHGLKQLPDIAAQRLMADGYGFGPEGDWKHAALVRVMKVMGAGKPGGTSLMEDYTYHFDPAGARCLGSHMLEICASLAAEKPRCEIHPLGIGGKDDPVRLVFDGQTGPAINASLIDMGNRFRLLVNVVESVALPEPMPKLPVARVLWDAKPDLQTAAQAWILAGGAHHTGFSLSVSAAQMESFAEMAGIECVLIDENTDLRALKQELRVGETYYGLRGL is encoded by the coding sequence ATGAAGAACCTTTATACCCCCGAACTGTGGTTCGTGACCGGGAGCCAGCATCTATACGGCTCTGAGGTCCTCAAGAAAGTCGCTGCTCATGCGCAGCTCGTGGCTTCGGCGCTCGACGCCGATACCTCCGTGCCTGTGCGGATCGTCTGTAAGCCGATCGTGACCACGCCGGAGGAGATCCGCAAGGTCTGCTCCGATGCTAGCGCGAGCCCTGCCTGCGCCGGGATCATTACCTGGATGCACACCTTTTCCCCTGCGAAGATGTGGATCAGCGGACTGACGCAGCTGACCAAGCCGATTTGCCACCTGCACACGCAGTTCAACCGCGACATCCCGTGGGATCGCATCGACATGGACTTTATGAACCTGAACCAGTCCGCTCACGGCGGGCGCGAGTACGGGCACATCCTGACGCGCTTGCGGATCCCCCGCGAGGTGATCGTCGGGCACTGGGAGGACCCCGTCGTGCGTGCCCGGCTGGCCGACTGGGCCGCAGTGGCTGCCGGGTGGCAGGAGATGCGCAACCTCAAGGTCGTGCGCTTCGGGGATAATATGCGCTACGTGGCCGTGACGGATGGTGACAAGGTCGAGGCTGAGCGAGTCTTCGGCGTGCAGGTAAATACGCACGCCATCGGCGACCTCGTCGAGGTGGTTAATGATCACACCGATGCCGAGGTCAACGCCCTCTGTACCGAGTATGCCGACAGCTACACCGTCGTGCCCGAGCTGCTCAAGGGCGGCGAGCGGCACGAGTCCCTACGGGATGCTGCCCGCATCGAACTGGGCATTCGCAGCTTTCTGGAGGAGGGCGGTTACGGTGCCTTTGTCGATTGCTTTGAAGACCTGCACGGCCTCAAGCAGCTCCCCGATATCGCCGCCCAGCGCCTGATGGCTGACGGCTATGGCTTCGGGCCGGAGGGAGACTGGAAGCATGCCGCGCTCGTGCGCGTGATGAAGGTCATGGGCGCGGGTAAGCCCGGCGGCACCTCGCTGATGGAGGACTACACCTACCACTTTGATCCGGCGGGCGCGCGCTGCCTCGGCTCGCACATGCTGGAGATCTGCGCCTCGCTGGCGGCGGAAAAACCGCGTTGCGAGATTCACCCGCTCGGTATCGGCGGTAAGGACGATCCCGTGCGTCTGGTCTTTGACGGGCAGACCGGCCCGGCCATTAACGCCTCGCTTATCGACATGGGCAATCGCTTCCGGCTCCTGGTCAACGTCGTCGAGAGCGTCGCGCTGCCCGAGCCGATGCCAAAGCTGCCGGTGGCCCGCGTCCTCTGGGATGCCAAGCCCGACCTCCAGACTGCGGCCCAGGCCTGGATCCTGGCCGGTGGTGCTCACCACACGGGCTTCAGCCTCAGTGTCAGCGCTGCGCAGATGGAGAGCTTTGCTGAGATGGCAGGCATCGAGTGCGTGCTCATTGACGAAAACACCGACCTGCGCGCGCTCAAGCAGGAGCTGCGTGTCGGGGAAACCTACTACGGCCTGCGCGGCCTCTAA
- a CDS encoding AraC family transcriptional regulator, whose product MLIDPKFEKSLSGSESMALIALFDDISETLFWIKDRKLRIMALNATFAERVNAPESEIIGKTDADLYYPELARVFMADDRQVIKTGKPLRRKAELLATRFGEIEWRSTTKLPIFDAREKVIGTTGISRPLSTEVDNLPSHYQACSDIVRFARERLSEGVDVVAIAAHAGMSLSTLSRWFRKHLRLSPGEFLSQLRTARASKLLLDSPLNMTEIALECGYESPAAFSRAFRRQMGLSPSDFRRGQRWAQTLGV is encoded by the coding sequence ATGCTCATTGATCCTAAATTCGAAAAGTCTCTGAGTGGCTCAGAGTCGATGGCTTTGATAGCCCTTTTTGACGACATCAGTGAGACACTCTTCTGGATCAAGGACAGGAAGCTCCGCATCATGGCGCTCAACGCGACCTTTGCCGAGCGCGTCAACGCACCGGAGAGTGAAATCATCGGAAAAACCGACGCAGACCTCTACTACCCAGAGCTGGCCCGGGTCTTTATGGCCGACGACCGGCAAGTGATTAAAACAGGCAAACCCCTGCGCCGAAAAGCGGAGCTGCTGGCCACACGCTTCGGGGAGATCGAGTGGCGCTCGACCACCAAGCTCCCGATCTTCGATGCGCGCGAAAAGGTCATCGGCACGACCGGCATCTCCCGCCCACTGAGCACCGAGGTAGACAACCTGCCATCCCACTACCAGGCGTGTAGCGACATCGTACGCTTCGCGCGTGAACGGCTGAGCGAAGGGGTCGACGTCGTCGCGATTGCCGCGCACGCGGGCATGTCCCTGTCGACGCTCTCGCGCTGGTTTCGGAAGCACCTGCGCCTCTCCCCCGGAGAATTTCTCTCGCAGCTTCGCACTGCACGCGCCAGCAAGCTGCTGCTGGACTCACCGCTCAACATGACAGAGATCGCGCTGGAGTGCGGCTACGAAAGCCCGGCCGCGTTTTCACGAGCGTTCCGGCGACAGATGGGACTCTCTCCTTCTGATTTTCGGCGCGGCCAGCGCTGGGCCCAAACGCTCGGGGTCTGA
- a CDS encoding ribulokinase — protein MPYTLGLDYGTNSARAILVRCRDGKVVGSCVQDYPSGTQGVLLSERDHLVARQHPGDYLSTLETMVLGAMAQAMEDSEFSPDKVIGIGVDSTGSSPLPVMADNSALGCHPDYRDNLNAQCWLWKDHTSHAEATKITDLCWEHRPEYLAKCGGTYSSEWWWSKIWHCLNADPDTFEACYSWVELCDWVPSQLAGVTRPEDIKRGVCSAGHKAFYAEDWGGLPDREFLDMLDPRIGALRDRLYDRAYDASHAAGSLCEAWALRLGLLAGIPIAIGEMDVHYGAIGCGVDEGALVKVIGTSTCDCTVVRADKEVADIPGICGIVKGSILPGYYGIEAGQSAVGDLFKWWVEGVCQGKPELHCELTKEMAGLKPGQSGLLSLDWNNGNRTVLVDQRLSGLILGQTLHTTRAEIYRALIEATAFGARMILERIAEYGVPVKRIICAGGIAEKNAVLMQIYADVTGRKIQVSRSDQSCALGSAIAAAVIAGPQAGGYEDFASAQAAMTGVKDIVYEPNPQAHVVYDKLFALYRQLHDAFGGVKTEALGHVMKDLMLIKEQSLQVASNKKALKNNHTDEEPLYPRTVVRDREPASIRL, from the coding sequence ATGCCCTATACCCTTGGCCTTGATTACGGCACCAACTCCGCCCGCGCCATTCTCGTCCGTTGCCGAGATGGGAAAGTGGTCGGATCATGCGTGCAGGACTATCCCAGCGGCACACAAGGCGTGCTGCTATCCGAGCGCGACCATCTGGTCGCCCGCCAGCATCCCGGTGACTATCTGAGCACGCTGGAGACGATGGTGCTCGGGGCAATGGCGCAGGCCATGGAGGACTCCGAGTTTTCCCCCGACAAGGTCATCGGCATCGGCGTTGACTCGACCGGGTCGTCCCCCCTGCCGGTCATGGCCGACAACAGCGCCCTGGGTTGCCACCCGGATTATCGCGATAACCTCAATGCCCAGTGCTGGCTCTGGAAGGACCACACCAGCCACGCCGAGGCGACGAAGATCACTGACCTTTGCTGGGAGCATCGCCCGGAGTATCTCGCCAAGTGCGGCGGGACGTATTCCTCCGAGTGGTGGTGGAGTAAAATCTGGCACTGCCTGAATGCGGACCCCGATACCTTTGAAGCCTGCTACTCGTGGGTGGAGCTGTGCGACTGGGTCCCCTCTCAGTTGGCAGGAGTCACTCGGCCCGAGGATATCAAGCGCGGTGTTTGCTCTGCGGGTCACAAGGCGTTTTACGCCGAGGACTGGGGCGGGCTGCCGGACAGAGAATTTTTGGACATGCTCGATCCGAGGATCGGTGCGCTGCGAGACCGTCTCTACGACAGAGCTTATGATGCCTCGCACGCAGCGGGCAGCCTCTGCGAAGCCTGGGCGCTTCGTCTGGGGCTGCTCGCGGGCATCCCGATCGCCATCGGCGAGATGGATGTGCACTATGGTGCGATCGGCTGCGGTGTTGATGAAGGTGCACTGGTCAAGGTCATCGGGACCTCGACCTGCGACTGCACCGTCGTCCGGGCCGATAAGGAAGTGGCTGACATCCCCGGCATTTGCGGTATTGTCAAAGGCTCGATCCTGCCCGGCTACTATGGCATCGAGGCGGGGCAGTCCGCCGTCGGTGATTTGTTCAAGTGGTGGGTCGAAGGTGTCTGCCAGGGTAAGCCCGAGCTGCACTGCGAACTTACCAAAGAAATGGCCGGACTAAAGCCGGGCCAGAGTGGTCTGCTTTCGCTCGACTGGAACAACGGCAACCGCACGGTGCTGGTCGATCAGCGCCTCAGCGGGCTGATTCTTGGCCAGACCCTGCACACTACGCGTGCCGAAATCTACCGGGCGCTTATCGAGGCCACGGCCTTTGGTGCACGTATGATTCTGGAGCGGATCGCCGAGTATGGCGTGCCGGTCAAGCGCATCATCTGCGCAGGCGGCATTGCCGAAAAGAACGCCGTGCTGATGCAGATTTATGCGGACGTGACGGGGCGCAAGATCCAGGTCTCGCGCAGTGATCAGAGCTGCGCGCTCGGATCAGCCATCGCTGCGGCCGTTATTGCTGGGCCACAGGCGGGCGGTTACGAGGACTTCGCATCCGCGCAGGCAGCCATGACCGGGGTCAAGGATATCGTCTATGAGCCCAACCCGCAGGCTCACGTCGTCTACGACAAGCTCTTTGCTCTCTACCGGCAGCTGCACGATGCCTTTGGCGGCGTGAAGACCGAGGCCCTCGGCCACGTGATGAAGGACCTCATGCTCATCAAGGAGCAGAGCCTCCAGGTCGCATCCAACAAGAAAGCTTTAAAAAACAACCATACCGATGAAGAACCTTTATACCCCCGAACTGTGGTTCGTGACCGGGAGCCAGCATCTATACGGCTCTGA
- the araD gene encoding L-ribulose-5-phosphate 4-epimerase AraD, which yields MNYKSIREECCEANKRLPATGLVDLTFGNVSVYDPAEAVFAIKPSGVDYDQLTPASMVIVDMDGHVVEGDLRYSSDTPTHRCLLREFASKGIRSIVHTHSRSAVAFAQAGRVLPCLGTTHCDYFNGSVPVTRVMTEAEVADEYEWNTGLVILEAFANIDPAEVPAVLVRNHGPFAWGGSAAKAVETAQALEIVADMALKTLSVSPYSRPASPHLLRKHFYRKHGVAAYYGQP from the coding sequence ATGAACTACAAGAGTATCCGCGAAGAATGCTGCGAGGCCAACAAACGGCTTCCGGCCACCGGGCTGGTTGACCTGACCTTTGGCAACGTCAGCGTGTACGATCCGGCAGAGGCAGTCTTTGCCATCAAGCCCAGCGGTGTGGACTATGATCAGCTCACACCGGCCTCGATGGTGATCGTCGACATGGATGGCCACGTCGTCGAGGGTGACCTGCGCTACTCTTCTGATACGCCGACCCACCGCTGCCTGCTGCGCGAGTTTGCCTCCAAAGGCATACGCAGCATCGTGCACACGCACTCGCGCTCAGCGGTCGCCTTTGCTCAGGCCGGGCGTGTGCTTCCCTGTCTGGGGACCACGCACTGCGATTACTTTAACGGCTCGGTCCCGGTGACGCGTGTCATGACGGAGGCCGAAGTCGCCGACGAGTACGAGTGGAACACCGGTCTGGTGATCCTGGAAGCTTTTGCCAATATCGACCCGGCTGAGGTGCCAGCTGTGCTCGTCCGCAACCACGGGCCGTTTGCCTGGGGGGGCAGTGCCGCCAAGGCTGTGGAGACGGCGCAGGCGCTGGAGATTGTCGCCGACATGGCTTTGAAGACCCTGTCGGTTTCGCCCTATTCGCGCCCGGCCAGTCCGCATCTGCTGCGCAAGCACTTCTATCGTAAGCACGGAGTCGCCGCCTACTACGGGCAGCCGTAG
- a CDS encoding ABC transporter permease subunit yields MISFILRRIASMIPVLFGVSALVFYLMSLAPGDFLTEARSRPDISDELIAQMERDYGLVDAHGEPTAWYVQYAFWLNNLSPLKFLYTGTDPEPTASADTSAESEAKAAPPPAAETLSEEKSATATEAETEPEPTYTFGLHWGKPSLGQSWAYNIPVSSLIAQRLPATFALSLCALAFAWVVAVPMGVLAAIRRNKFFDRLSSLFAYAALSVPEFFLAILMVFFAAKTGLFPAGGLSSLSSSFLPLPARWADYAYHLILPTFVLGVGGIAGMMRIMRANFLDYMQSDFVTTARAKGVSERVIMFRHVLRNAINPLLTSLGFALAGLLSGAVLVEKVMNYPGLGLLVFEAFTRKDHAVVLAAVMMGCTMLMLGNLVADLLLAWSDPRIRLESGTGGIVRKGQWKPAAILVAVVVALLTGISFIPWGNTEAMQALIGWIKWGGLVVLLAVAAFIFKVAWPTFVSIARQLLRRPVGLIAACVLGLLYFGAAFAPFLATHQASDQNLLQTFHPPTALTWDGGLAVKVYANIDPTAAKYEAVQGESIPVKFLAEGFEYKLFGFIPTSRHLLLPDYKALEQQLGEPVDPAEFPVYLLGSDSTGRDIFSRLLYGSQISLTIGLIGIGITMTIGFLVGGLAGYFGGRFDFLAMRLVEFLMAIPGLYLLLALRSALAPHFESGQMFVVIIIILSLVGWAGTARVLRGMSLSIRSRQFILAAESMGQSTGKVLLKHLLPNLASYLLVAATLSIPGYILGEAALSFLGLGIQEPSASWGLMLQQSQQDMKVFFLNFWWLLTPGAAIFITVIAFNVMGDTLRDIVDPRMRSNQ; encoded by the coding sequence ATGATCAGCTTCATCCTTCGCCGTATCGCCTCTATGATCCCGGTGCTCTTCGGGGTCAGCGCACTGGTCTTTTATTTAATGAGTCTCGCACCGGGCGACTTCCTGACCGAGGCGCGTTCGCGCCCGGACATCTCCGACGAGCTGATCGCGCAGATGGAGCGCGACTACGGACTCGTTGATGCCCACGGTGAGCCGACCGCCTGGTACGTGCAGTATGCCTTCTGGTTAAACAATCTCTCGCCCCTGAAGTTCCTCTACACCGGGACGGACCCGGAGCCCACCGCATCTGCGGACACCTCTGCTGAATCTGAGGCCAAAGCAGCCCCGCCCCCAGCGGCGGAGACGTTGTCGGAGGAAAAATCGGCAACTGCCACTGAGGCAGAAACCGAACCGGAGCCGACCTACACCTTTGGGCTGCACTGGGGTAAGCCCAGTCTCGGGCAGTCCTGGGCCTACAACATCCCGGTCTCCAGTCTGATCGCGCAGCGCCTGCCCGCGACCTTTGCGCTGTCGCTGTGCGCACTGGCCTTTGCCTGGGTGGTGGCGGTACCGATGGGGGTGCTGGCCGCGATCCGCCGCAACAAGTTCTTTGATCGGCTCAGCTCGCTGTTCGCGTACGCAGCCCTATCCGTGCCGGAGTTTTTCCTCGCCATCCTGATGGTCTTTTTCGCGGCCAAGACCGGGCTCTTTCCGGCGGGCGGCCTGTCCTCGCTCTCAAGCAGTTTTCTGCCGCTGCCCGCTCGCTGGGCCGACTATGCCTACCACCTGATTTTGCCGACCTTCGTCCTCGGGGTCGGGGGCATCGCCGGGATGATGCGCATCATGCGCGCCAATTTCCTCGACTACATGCAGTCGGACTTTGTCACCACGGCGCGGGCCAAGGGCGTCTCCGAGCGGGTGATCATGTTCCGGCACGTCCTGCGCAACGCCATCAACCCGCTGCTGACCTCGCTGGGGTTCGCACTGGCCGGGCTGCTCAGCGGCGCCGTGCTGGTGGAAAAAGTCATGAACTACCCCGGTCTGGGGCTGCTCGTGTTCGAAGCCTTTACCCGCAAGGACCACGCCGTAGTGCTGGCGGCGGTCATGATGGGCTGCACCATGCTCATGCTGGGCAACCTCGTGGCCGACCTGCTGCTGGCCTGGAGCGACCCACGCATCCGGCTGGAGTCCGGCACGGGCGGGATCGTCCGTAAGGGCCAGTGGAAGCCAGCGGCCATCCTTGTGGCAGTAGTTGTCGCCCTGCTGACGGGCATCTCCTTTATCCCGTGGGGCAACACCGAGGCCATGCAGGCGCTGATCGGCTGGATCAAGTGGGGCGGGCTGGTCGTCCTGCTGGCCGTGGCCGCTTTTATCTTCAAAGTTGCGTGGCCGACCTTCGTCTCCATCGCCCGTCAACTCCTTCGCCGTCCGGTCGGGTTGATCGCCGCCTGTGTGCTGGGGCTGTTGTACTTCGGGGCGGCCTTCGCGCCATTTCTCGCCACGCACCAGGCCTCCGACCAGAATCTGCTCCAGACCTTTCATCCGCCGACGGCCCTCACCTGGGACGGCGGGCTGGCCGTCAAGGTCTACGCCAACATCGACCCGACTGCCGCCAAATACGAGGCGGTACAGGGCGAGAGCATCCCGGTAAAATTCTTGGCAGAGGGCTTCGAGTACAAGCTCTTTGGCTTCATCCCAACCAGCCGCCACCTCCTGCTGCCCGACTACAAGGCACTGGAGCAACAGCTCGGCGAACCGGTCGATCCGGCGGAGTTCCCCGTGTACCTGCTGGGTAGCGACTCGACCGGGCGCGACATCTTCTCGCGGCTGCTCTACGGCTCGCAGATTTCGCTCACCATCGGACTGATCGGGATCGGCATCACCATGACGATCGGCTTCCTCGTCGGGGGGCTGGCCGGGTACTTCGGGGGGCGTTTCGACTTCTTGGCCATGCGCCTGGTTGAGTTTCTCATGGCCATCCCCGGCCTCTACCTGCTGCTGGCCCTGCGCTCGGCGCTGGCCCCGCACTTCGAGTCCGGGCAGATGTTTGTCGTGATCATTATCATCCTCTCGCTGGTGGGCTGGGCCGGGACGGCCCGCGTGCTGCGCGGCATGAGCCTGTCCATCCGCTCCCGGCAGTTCATCCTCGCCGCCGAGAGCATGGGCCAGAGCACCGGCAAGGTCCTCCTAAAACACCTGCTACCCAACCTCGCCAGCTACCTGCTGGTAGCCGCCACGCTGTCCATCCCCGGCTATATCCTTGGCGAGGCCGCCCTGAGCTTCCTCGGGCTGGGCATCCAGGAGCCCTCCGCCTCGTGGGGGCTGATGCTCCAGCAGTCCCAGCAGGACATGAAGGTCTTTTTCCTCAACTTCTGGTGGCTGCTCACCCCTGGCGCCGCCATCTTTATAACCGTGATTGCCTTTAACGTCATGGGCGATACCCTACGCGATATTGTGGACCCGCGCATGCGCTCGAACCAATAA
- a CDS encoding LacI family DNA-binding transcriptional regulator, giving the protein MPPRSNRTTMTDVAREAGVSKNAVSLALRNDPQIPEATRKRIARIAAEMGYSKDPVVSELMARLRQGGGAANRLNLALLNANEDPLAFRQHPTIPTYVEGCKRRAEHLGCSLDSFWLHEKGRTARGFSRMLRSRGIRGLVLVGMMNKNRIPEWFEPVVDEFPVVVTGVRTHEPALSHCCVDHYMLTSLAMKQAVKLGYRRPGLILHDRIDKLVDQRFTAGFANAQQLLPASGRCPPLYLKDDLTASEPLFKRWLKQAQPDLVFTLYNVVLKWIDSLGLKIPEDIGVVQLEWRAKHPEIAGMNQHNDVTGEAALDMLISMIHNGERGVPAFPRATLVGATWVDGPSVLTHKRKAPARKRAAKRPSRSSSPNGD; this is encoded by the coding sequence ATGCCCCCACGCTCCAATCGCACCACAATGACCGATGTGGCCCGCGAGGCTGGCGTCTCAAAGAACGCTGTATCGCTCGCGCTCCGCAACGACCCCCAGATCCCCGAAGCAACACGAAAGCGCATCGCACGCATCGCGGCCGAGATGGGCTACAGCAAGGACCCCGTGGTGAGCGAGCTGATGGCGCGCCTGCGCCAGGGCGGAGGCGCGGCCAACCGCCTGAACCTTGCCCTGCTCAACGCCAACGAAGACCCGCTGGCCTTCCGGCAGCACCCGACGATCCCCACCTATGTGGAGGGCTGCAAGCGACGCGCGGAGCACCTGGGCTGCAGCCTCGACTCATTTTGGCTGCATGAAAAAGGCCGCACGGCGCGCGGGTTCTCCCGCATGCTGCGCAGCCGCGGCATTCGCGGGCTGGTCCTCGTCGGCATGATGAACAAGAACCGCATCCCCGAGTGGTTCGAGCCGGTGGTGGACGAGTTTCCCGTCGTGGTCACCGGCGTGCGCACTCACGAGCCCGCCCTCTCCCACTGCTGCGTCGACCACTACATGCTGACCTCCCTCGCGATGAAGCAGGCGGTCAAACTCGGCTACCGCCGCCCCGGCCTGATCCTGCACGACCGCATTGACAAACTGGTGGACCAGCGCTTCACCGCGGGCTTTGCCAATGCCCAACAACTCCTGCCCGCCTCCGGGCGCTGCCCTCCCCTCTACCTCAAGGACGACCTCACCGCCAGCGAGCCGCTCTTTAAACGCTGGCTCAAGCAAGCACAGCCCGACCTGGTCTTCACGCTCTATAATGTCGTCCTGAAGTGGATTGACTCGCTGGGGCTAAAAATCCCGGAGGACATCGGCGTCGTCCAGCTTGAGTGGCGCGCCAAGCACCCGGAGATCGCAGGCATGAACCAACACAACGATGTCACCGGGGAAGCTGCCCTCGACATGCTCATCAGCATGATCCACAACGGCGAGCGCGGCGTCCCGGCCTTTCCACGGGCCACGCTCGTTGGGGCCACCTGGGTGGACGGCCCGAGCGTCCTAACCCACAAAAGAAAGGCCCCGGCCAGAAAACGGGCCGCCAAGCGCCCCTCTCGGTCCAGCAGCCCCAATGGGGATTAA